From a region of the Ignisphaera sp. genome:
- a CDS encoding SufD family Fe-S cluster assembly protein: MGLENWLKIIESRAREGLALSSPYGIDIDISQFINYSREGSTAIDESKVREVGVDLSAKAIYTQVDQTYFRYLSKIPGVEVMRLEDFIESRPDEAKEYVWRLIDPGKDKYTALAALKGRGGYFIKIKSGTKVTEPVMACLFMSIGGIQAPHNIVIVEKNAEATVYTGCTIAPESFGLHIGISEFYVEENATLRFVMVHSWNRVAHVRPRTAVQVKRGGRYISYYVNIGKVKSIQTYPIVTLESNAYTYLASIVLGLDDAHIDVGSGINIEGEDAVAEIVSRSLARDNSKIIARASIIGRSGKGHIDCRGLMLSDKAYIYTVPELGALSPNTILTHEASIGRLAEEEINYLIGRGFSREEAVGILLRGFISIDIKDIPPQIKNYIETIEKLTVEKAM; encoded by the coding sequence ATGGGTTTAGAGAACTGGCTTAAAATTATTGAGTCAAGAGCGAGAGAAGGCTTAGCATTATCATCGCCTTACGGTATAGATATTGATATATCTCAATTCATAAACTATTCTAGAGAAGGTTCTACAGCTATAGATGAATCGAAAGTTAGAGAAGTAGGTGTAGATCTATCTGCTAAAGCTATCTATACTCAAGTAGATCAAACATACTTTAGATATCTAAGTAAGATACCTGGTGTAGAGGTTATGAGGCTTGAGGACTTTATAGAATCTAGACCAGATGAAGCAAAAGAATATGTATGGAGATTAATTGATCCGGGGAAGGATAAATATACTGCTTTAGCTGCATTAAAGGGTAGAGGAGGATATTTTATAAAGATTAAGAGTGGTACCAAAGTTACTGAACCGGTAATGGCATGCCTATTCATGAGCATAGGCGGTATACAGGCACCACACAATATAGTCATAGTTGAGAAAAATGCTGAAGCAACTGTCTATACTGGATGCACAATAGCTCCAGAATCTTTTGGTCTCCACATAGGTATATCTGAATTCTATGTCGAAGAGAATGCCACTCTACGATTCGTTATGGTACATTCATGGAATAGGGTAGCTCATGTGAGGCCTAGAACAGCTGTACAAGTAAAACGTGGAGGTAGATACATATCCTATTACGTGAATATAGGTAAAGTTAAGTCTATCCAAACATATCCCATAGTTACTCTAGAAAGTAATGCGTACACCTATCTAGCTTCCATAGTTCTTGGACTAGATGATGCACACATAGACGTTGGTAGTGGTATCAACATAGAAGGTGAAGACGCTGTAGCAGAAATAGTCTCCAGGTCTCTAGCAAGAGATAATTCTAAAATTATTGCCAGAGCATCTATAATAGGTAGATCTGGTAAAGGACATATAGACTGTCGAGGGCTTATGCTCTCAGATAAAGCATACATATACACAGTACCAGAACTAGGCGCTCTATCACCAAATACCATACTAACACATGAAGCATCTATAGGTAGACTGGCTGAAGAAGAGATCAACTACCTTATCGGTAGAGGATTCTCGAGAGAAGAAGCTGTAGGTATACTGCTAAGAGGCTTCATAAGCATAGATATAAAAGACATACCCCCACAAATAAAGAACTACATAGAAACAATAGAGAAACTTACTGTTGAAAAAGCCATGTAG
- a CDS encoding flavin reductase family protein, giving the protein MIELDPLEALDLIPHPLTIVTAGDPEKSGKRGGMTAAWVSRVSWNPPLIAVSMTRSRYTYQLIKEYKAFVVHVVSKRFEKMALEIFGGLSGRNRDKFELAGIQPIKAEKVVAPIIPGTPLSIECIFVTEHVAGDHVIVIGEVVKGHKGSEEPLLVWMNGSSYEIKM; this is encoded by the coding sequence ATGATTGAATTAGATCCTCTTGAAGCATTAGATCTAATACCACACCCATTAACAATAGTTACTGCTGGAGATCCCGAGAAATCGGGTAAGAGAGGTGGCATGACAGCTGCATGGGTTTCCAGAGTTTCCTGGAATCCACCTCTGATAGCAGTCTCAATGACTAGATCACGATACACATACCAACTCATAAAGGAGTACAAAGCATTTGTTGTTCATGTAGTCTCTAAGAGATTTGAAAAGATGGCATTAGAGATATTTGGAGGTTTGAGTGGTAGAAATAGAGATAAGTTTGAGTTAGCTGGCATACAGCCAATTAAAGCAGAAAAAGTAGTTGCACCAATAATTCCAGGTACACCTCTATCAATAGAATGTATATTTGTGACAGAGCATGTTGCTGGAGACCATGTAATAGTTATTGGTGAAGTAGTTAAAGGTCATAAAGGTTCTGAAGAACCATTACTAGTCTGGATGAATGGATCAAGTTATGAAATAAAGATGTAA
- a CDS encoding DUF424 family protein encodes MEGMYYVKIHHINNNSIVAVCDEEILGKVFKEGDLILDVSPNFYKGERVDFETALKIIEEGEIAVVTGRRIIKKLSQLGLVNEDYALKVEDQFHIQIIREVYRD; translated from the coding sequence ATGGAAGGTATGTACTACGTTAAGATACACCATATAAACAACAACAGTATTGTGGCTGTATGCGATGAAGAAATCTTGGGTAAGGTTTTTAAAGAAGGTGATTTAATTCTCGATGTTTCACCAAATTTCTACAAAGGTGAAAGAGTAGATTTTGAGACAGCTCTCAAGATTATAGAGGAAGGTGAGATAGCAGTTGTGACTGGGCGTCGAATAATAAAGAAGCTTTCTCAGTTGGGGCTTGTAAACGAAGATTATGCTCTAAAAGTTGAAGATCAATTCCATATACAGATAATTAGAGAGGTATACAGAGATTGA
- a CDS encoding tRNA (N(6)-L-threonylcarbamoyladenosine(37)-C(2))-methylthiotransferase has translation MVKIYVETYGCAVNKADSLIMKTILIEKGYEIVDTPEEADILIVNTCVVRYDTEVKMFKRIDQLLKLGKKLIVAGCITKVYPYRIRSLGQSISFIAPQSINRVIEAIESQQPVSLFDEYKSFQVLPDIVEGIKATIPVAEGCLDECSFCVVKIARPHLRSAPIEKVVSAFKKALEKGAIEIEITAQDLAVYGYDIYSRYALPDLLNELLNIDSREYVIRLGQMNPRHIVNFLDDLIAIIKNPKVYKHLHIPVQSGSNKILRYMNRKHNIELFLEVVKELKKKIEGIQIATDIIVGHPGEDEEAFTESIKLIVENYIDRVHIARFSPRPQTLSALMPQIPDPIKKSRSSYLEKIYEAIALDVNKEYVGSMAKIWITEIDTNRGKAIGRLYNYKPVVLDVGVEALGKRAYAEIVDATFYDLRGKVVGYI, from the coding sequence ATGGTAAAGATCTATGTAGAGACATATGGTTGTGCAGTAAATAAGGCAGATTCTCTAATTATGAAGACTATCTTAATCGAGAAGGGGTACGAGATTGTTGATACTCCTGAGGAAGCGGATATCCTCATAGTGAATACTTGTGTTGTTAGGTATGATACTGAGGTTAAAATGTTTAAAAGAATTGATCAGCTGTTGAAACTAGGTAAAAAGCTTATTGTTGCTGGATGCATTACCAAAGTCTATCCATATAGAATAAGATCACTAGGCCAGTCAATTTCGTTTATAGCTCCTCAAAGCATCAATAGAGTTATAGAAGCCATAGAATCTCAACAGCCTGTAAGTCTGTTCGACGAGTATAAGTCATTCCAAGTTCTACCGGATATAGTTGAAGGTATAAAAGCAACAATACCTGTAGCCGAAGGCTGTCTTGATGAATGTTCTTTCTGTGTAGTAAAGATAGCTAGACCTCATTTGAGAAGTGCTCCCATAGAGAAGGTTGTATCTGCTTTCAAGAAAGCTCTAGAGAAAGGAGCTATCGAGATCGAGATAACAGCACAAGACCTAGCTGTCTATGGCTATGATATATACAGTAGATACGCATTACCAGACCTTCTAAATGAACTACTAAACATAGATAGTAGAGAATATGTAATTAGGTTAGGTCAAATGAATCCTCGACACATTGTGAACTTCTTAGACGATCTTATAGCTATCATAAAGAATCCCAAAGTCTATAAACATCTCCATATACCTGTTCAAAGTGGAAGCAACAAGATTCTACGATATATGAATAGAAAACACAATATAGAACTTTTTCTAGAAGTAGTTAAAGAGCTTAAGAAAAAGATAGAAGGTATACAGATAGCCACAGATATTATCGTTGGTCATCCAGGTGAAGATGAAGAAGCTTTTACAGAAAGCATTAAACTTATAGTTGAAAACTATATAGATCGCGTTCATATAGCTCGCTTCTCCCCTAGACCCCAAACCCTATCAGCATTAATGCCACAGATACCAGACCCTATAAAGAAGAGCCGAAGCAGCTATCTAGAGAAAATATATGAAGCTATAGCACTAGATGTAAACAAGGAGTATGTAGGCTCTATGGCCAAAATCTGGATAACAGAAATCGATACAAATAGAGGGAAAGCTATAGGGAGATTATACAACTACAAGCCTGTTGTATTAGATGTTGGTGTAGAAGCTCTAGGTAAGAGAGCTTATGCAGAAATAGTTGATGCAACTTTTTATGACCTTAGAGGAAAAGTTGTAGGGTATATCTAG
- a CDS encoding SagB/ThcOx family dehydrogenase, which translates to MRLEFVAYLIVLVIVIAIVAYTLSLIYGKPYIQPSDKEYREGVSMVSIVGDIIYLPPPRKVTNVSVEEAILWRRSIRDYTADPLTIDQLSMILWAAYGVTETTWGLRAAPSAGATYPLEIYVVVGNRSVLLDLNKYLDAGVYKYHIHSHSLELVKRGDFRNELARAALDQRWVREAPVNIVITAVFERTTSVYGARGRERYVPMEVGHVGQNIYLMATALRLGTVVVGAFIDDWVARVVSASEDEVPMYIVPVGVPREFRETSFEEIYRFIERNRRR; encoded by the coding sequence ATGAGACTTGAGTTTGTGGCTTATCTAATTGTATTGGTTATAGTTATAGCTATAGTTGCATACACCTTGTCTCTTATTTATGGTAAACCATATATTCAGCCATCCGATAAAGAGTATAGAGAAGGTGTATCCATGGTCTCTATTGTTGGGGATATAATATATCTACCTCCACCTAGAAAGGTGACTAATGTTAGTGTTGAAGAGGCTATTCTATGGAGGAGAAGTATAAGGGATTACACAGCAGATCCGTTAACAATTGATCAGCTTTCTATGATTCTTTGGGCTGCTTATGGAGTAACAGAAACTACATGGGGTCTTAGAGCTGCTCCAAGTGCAGGAGCTACATACCCTCTAGAAATATATGTTGTTGTTGGGAATAGAAGTGTTCTTCTAGACTTAAACAAGTATCTTGATGCGGGGGTCTACAAGTATCATATACATAGCCATAGCTTGGAGCTCGTAAAAAGAGGTGATTTTAGAAACGAGTTAGCTAGAGCTGCTCTAGACCAGAGATGGGTTAGAGAAGCTCCTGTAAATATAGTCATTACGGCTGTGTTTGAGAGAACAACATCAGTTTATGGAGCTAGAGGTAGAGAAAGGTATGTACCTATGGAAGTAGGCCACGTGGGGCAAAACATATATCTTATGGCTACGGCATTGAGACTTGGAACGGTTGTTGTTGGTGCCTTTATCGATGATTGGGTAGCTAGAGTTGTATCTGCTTCAGAGGATGAAGTGCCTATGTATATAGTGCCTGTAGGTGTTCCTAGAGAATTTAGGGAGACGTCTTTTGAGGAAATATATAGATTTATAGAAAGGAATAGAAGGAGATAG
- a CDS encoding cation transporter yields MKKVGNTIAVLIVLSVVGGSLKIYGSVVGGSKSVFVDAMTSIANTLAIILILKFFKAGMIPPDKDHHYGHHRITLGGPISMLMLYSFVAGLVMLDIISTLGKEYRVGYESPIYATLALIPYGLAIFISKRAHPIVVGYAGFTAIELIESAVSIVSSLGGIAISYMVDLAGSVGLTLYLFIELVKNFREVVEVVSDTVSHDVVEMVSETVKRYGLNVDRIRLRKVIENVYHGDVVIKISSGTLVEEAHSIVDTVEKELKRSGIDVSIHIEPEEQKT; encoded by the coding sequence ATGAAAAAAGTTGGGAATACCATAGCCGTATTGATAGTATTAAGTGTTGTAGGTGGGTCTCTAAAAATATATGGAAGTGTTGTAGGTGGGTCTAAATCTGTGTTTGTTGATGCAATGACGTCTATAGCTAATACTCTAGCTATAATCCTTATACTCAAATTCTTTAAGGCAGGAATGATCCCTCCCGATAAAGATCATCACTATGGACACCACCGCATAACTCTTGGAGGACCGATATCTATGCTCATGCTGTACTCTTTTGTTGCAGGATTAGTTATGCTGGATATAATTAGTACGCTTGGCAAAGAATATAGAGTAGGCTATGAATCTCCTATCTATGCTACATTAGCTCTTATCCCCTATGGACTGGCTATATTTATCTCTAAGAGAGCCCATCCTATTGTTGTAGGTTATGCAGGATTTACAGCTATAGAGTTAATTGAGAGTGCTGTATCGATAGTATCATCGTTAGGCGGTATAGCAATTAGCTATATGGTGGATTTAGCGGGATCTGTGGGATTGACACTGTATCTCTTTATAGAGCTTGTGAAAAACTTTAGAGAAGTTGTAGAAGTTGTGAGTGATACTGTTTCACATGATGTTGTAGAAATGGTTTCTGAAACTGTAAAGAGATATGGTCTAAACGTTGATAGGATTAGACTTAGAAAGGTTATAGAGAATGTATATCACGGAGATGTAGTCATAAAAATCTCTTCAGGAACATTGGTTGAAGAAGCTCACAGCATTGTTGATACTGTCGAGAAAGAGCTTAAGAGGAGCGGTATAGATGTGTCCATACATATAGAACCAGAAGAACAAAAAACATAA
- a CDS encoding NMD3-related protein, whose product MRRFCSKCGKEEDLKTPIVDNLCVKCYIQTKKLLEIPKLIEVTLCSRCGAISIGSRWFYPNTPSKARYIIEQHITSLVKKETDVDIENLDIELDDMLNKQAKIYVNILIKNIIRYTIESTTEIKWKKGLCPICFKRAGGGFEAIVQLRFMNYEDLVEKFKNEILQLFYDYIVEISDVKNGIDIKIASRSIAKKIVDIALRTWRNVRIVESFGDVRRIRNGSRHGKQYISIRIINPREGDYIVLDGKAYTVDKVHENGIDVVDSDGEKIFVSLDKLLNMYNKMKKRAR is encoded by the coding sequence TTGAGGAGATTCTGTTCGAAATGCGGTAAAGAAGAAGATTTGAAGACACCTATAGTAGATAACTTGTGTGTGAAATGTTATATTCAAACTAAGAAACTCTTAGAGATCCCTAAACTAATAGAAGTTACTTTGTGTAGTAGATGTGGAGCTATATCGATAGGTAGCAGATGGTTTTATCCCAATACACCATCTAAAGCAAGATATATAATTGAACAACACATAACATCGCTGGTAAAGAAGGAAACAGATGTAGATATAGAAAATCTGGATATAGAACTTGATGATATGTTAAACAAGCAGGCTAAAATTTATGTAAATATTTTGATAAAGAATATAATTAGGTATACAATAGAAAGCACTACAGAAATAAAGTGGAAGAAAGGCTTATGTCCAATATGTTTCAAGAGAGCTGGAGGTGGTTTTGAAGCTATTGTTCAACTTAGGTTCATGAACTATGAAGATCTTGTCGAGAAATTTAAGAACGAGATCTTACAGCTCTTCTACGACTACATTGTGGAAATTAGCGATGTTAAAAATGGCATCGACATAAAGATTGCTTCACGAAGTATTGCAAAGAAGATAGTAGACATAGCTTTAAGGACGTGGAGAAACGTTAGGATTGTAGAATCTTTTGGCGATGTTAGAAGAATAAGGAATGGCTCTAGACATGGTAAACAGTACATATCTATTAGAATAATCAACCCTAGAGAAGGTGACTATATAGTTTTGGATGGAAAGGCCTATACAGTTGACAAGGTACATGAGAACGGTATAGATGTTGTTGATAGTGATGGAGAAAAGATTTTTGTGTCTCTAGATAAGCTACTGAACATGTATAACAAGATGAAGAAAAGAGCTAGATAA
- a CDS encoding ATP-binding cassette domain-containing protein, whose translation MEVLKIDNLSVVVGGRFVVKDVSLTIDRNEIVFLLGPNGAGKSSLLKALIGYPGYTIVSGRLYFDSEDITDSSMEVRVSKGLALAHQIPPKLLGVKARSLLEALCRRTGCDVYEIANELGIIHLLDREFGKGFSGGELKRIEMSMLLAQKPKLALIDEPDSGVDVDSIAVIAKAIKRIIDISPYKSIVIVTHSALISKYIEPTKVCILISGNVKVCGGRELIDEVFSHGFRELA comes from the coding sequence ATGGAGGTACTGAAAATTGATAATCTTAGCGTAGTTGTTGGTGGAAGATTTGTTGTTAAAGATGTCTCTCTAACTATAGATAGAAATGAAATTGTGTTTCTCTTAGGACCTAATGGAGCTGGTAAATCATCTCTTCTTAAGGCTTTGATAGGATATCCAGGTTATACAATTGTTTCAGGGAGACTTTATTTTGATTCAGAAGATATAACTGATTCATCTATGGAGGTTAGGGTTAGTAAAGGTCTTGCTCTTGCTCATCAGATACCACCTAAATTACTTGGAGTTAAGGCTAGAAGTCTTTTAGAAGCTCTTTGTAGAAGAACGGGTTGTGATGTATATGAGATAGCTAATGAGTTAGGCATAATACATCTTCTGGATAGAGAGTTTGGTAAAGGATTTTCTGGTGGTGAGTTAAAGAGAATCGAAATGTCTATGCTATTAGCTCAGAAACCGAAGCTAGCTCTCATAGATGAGCCAGATAGTGGTGTAGATGTAGATTCTATAGCTGTTATAGCTAAAGCCATTAAGAGGATTATAGATATTTCGCCATACAAGTCAATAGTTATAGTTACTCATTCAGCATTGATATCTAAGTATATAGAGCCTACAAAGGTATGTATACTCATTTCAGGTAATGTAAAGGTTTGTGGTGGTAGGGAACTTATAGATGAGGTGTTTAGTCATGGGTTTAGAGAACTGGCTTAA
- a CDS encoding DUF131 domain-containing protein codes for MSLLEITIMLIVVAFALIFIGVALLIVDGLKNSEKDSKVKGGGVIVIGPIPIVIGTSEKASKVLIILAIILTLVTLITFLITTGLIRIRGP; via the coding sequence GTGAGTCTACTAGAGATCACAATTATGCTAATTGTTGTAGCCTTTGCATTAATATTTATAGGTGTGGCTCTTTTGATTGTAGATGGCTTGAAGAATTCTGAGAAGGATAGTAAAGTTAAGGGCGGAGGGGTTATAGTTATAGGCCCTATACCGATAGTTATTGGAACTAGTGAGAAAGCATCCAAAGTTTTAATCATACTTGCAATAATTTTAACACTCGTAACATTGATTACTTTTCTTATTACAACTGGATTAATTAGGATAAGAGGTCCATAG
- a CDS encoding translation initiation factor IF-2 subunit beta produces MDNELKILNDYDYMLDRAYSLLPAKKSSRAYDIPFPEVDYIGDHTVIKNFNHICERLRRDPRIVMRYMLKELGKPGGLDDRNVLTIYSSIKTQSIRELYNRFLETYVKCPTCGSYDTELGKEGKVYYIKCLACGAKSFVKPI; encoded by the coding sequence GTGGACAATGAGCTTAAGATACTCAACGACTACGACTACATGCTAGATAGAGCGTATAGTCTACTACCAGCTAAGAAATCTAGTAGAGCCTACGATATACCATTTCCTGAAGTAGATTATATAGGAGATCATACGGTTATCAAAAACTTCAACCATATATGTGAGAGACTAAGAAGAGATCCTAGGATAGTAATGAGGTATATGCTCAAAGAGCTTGGTAAACCCGGTGGTCTTGATGATAGAAATGTATTGACAATATACAGCTCTATAAAGACTCAGAGCATAAGAGAGCTCTATAACAGATTCCTTGAAACATACGTTAAATGTCCAACATGTGGTAGCTATGATACAGAACTTGGTAAGGAAGGAAAAGTGTACTATATAAAGTGTTTAGCATGTGGTGCAAAATCTTTTGTTAAGCCAATATAG
- a CDS encoding purine-nucleoside phosphorylase, whose product MMGPIHIKAKKGEVAERVIVAGDPARVEQVASILDNPVLVNRNRGLLVYTGNYKGIPISVAMHGVGHPSSMLVIEELIMLGAKAIIRFGTCGAMVKGLKIGDLIIPTGAAYHPGGAFYQYLRDNVCMACSPHYEILKALVEETEKAAVKYAIGPIVSSDAFYAEDPEFVKRWSSRGIIAVEMECAGLFMLGAMRGMKTGALLLVSDSLVEELGFATAEELKYYVDRASRIVLEALIKVKV is encoded by the coding sequence ATGATGGGACCCATACATATAAAGGCAAAGAAAGGTGAAGTAGCTGAAAGAGTTATTGTTGCTGGCGATCCAGCTAGAGTAGAACAAGTTGCATCAATTCTAGATAATCCTGTTCTCGTTAATAGAAACAGAGGCTTACTAGTCTATACAGGCAACTACAAGGGTATACCAATATCTGTTGCAATGCATGGTGTAGGTCATCCTTCGTCAATGCTAGTTATAGAGGAACTGATAATGCTTGGCGCAAAAGCAATCATTAGATTCGGTACATGTGGAGCAATGGTGAAGGGACTCAAAATAGGTGATCTAATAATACCTACTGGAGCTGCATATCACCCAGGGGGAGCATTCTATCAATACCTAAGAGATAACGTCTGTATGGCTTGTTCTCCACATTACGAGATACTTAAAGCTCTTGTTGAAGAAACTGAAAAAGCAGCTGTAAAATACGCTATAGGCCCTATAGTAAGTAGCGATGCATTCTATGCAGAAGACCCAGAATTCGTTAAGAGATGGAGCAGTAGAGGTATAATAGCTGTAGAAATGGAGTGTGCAGGTCTATTCATGCTAGGCGCTATGAGGGGCATGAAAACAGGCGCTCTACTACTTGTAAGTGATTCACTTGTAGAAGAATTAGGATTTGCAACAGCAGAAGAATTAAAATACTATGTAGATAGAGCATCAAGAATAGTACTTGAGGCATTAATAAAGGTTAAAGTATGA